The Gigantopelta aegis isolate Gae_Host chromosome 3, Gae_host_genome, whole genome shotgun sequence genome segment TCAAATCCTTCCTTAACTCCATATACACCTGGATATCATTATATGCACCTTGCATATAAATAAACAGCATTTTAAAcagtatgtctgtctatctgtctctctgtatctccccccccccctctctctctctctctctctctctctctctctctctctcatatatgtgtgtgtgagagaatgTGCgtcgcgtgtgtgtgtgcgtgtgtgtgtgtgtgcgtgtgtgtgtgcgtgtgtgtgtgcgtgtgtgtgtgtgtgttgtatttattttaggCTCATATCAGACAATTAAAAGGTTCTGAATGATCACATAACAAATGCatcaaacaatattaaaaaaccttTGATTGTCATTTAATTGACCATGACTGATTTGACATAAATGGTCATCAAATACGACTTCCGGTAGTGTGGtgaattttattacattattaagtaGCATGTTGTCATCTGTATCTTTTTATAACGTGTATTTTACTTgtaacaaacaatatatttagtaaatatcgttatttgttttaatgcgtACACAAGcaacacaaacaataaacattaatactcttctaaaataaaatatgaaactgCTAAAGAGAAATTCTAAACTAAAACAATAAAGCTGCTTATTTAAAACACCACAAAGTGTAATTTGTACATCAACATCCATGTATTTAGGACTCGCCGTCCATTTTGTAATCAGTTAATACTGTGTCCATGCTAACAGTGTTGCTGCGGATGGACACGGCGGGTGTGCTATTCTGCTGTACCATTGAGATGTTGCGCGACTGGGTACACGAGGTGGCCTCGGTGACGACAACAGTCCTCCGATGACACGTCACACAGTGTATTACTCGGCGACGAAAAACGTCATTGAAAGCCGTGTACAGAAAGAAGTTGCTGGAGTAGTTCATGAGCTCGAGGACCTGGGATAGCTCTCTCAAAATAACCAGTGTCGTATTCCGCGTCGTCAGCAAGCTCTCTTTAAAGTAAAACGCAAGGTTGTACATAGCCATAGTTGGGGTAAGGAGCACGATGTAAGCAACACAGAGGCTCACCAGCATGGTGGTGGCTTTGGTATAGTTATCAGTTTGTCCAGCTGCACTTGAGAGTTGTGTTCTCAGAAGCATATGTTTGCGTAACACGAAACACGTTATGGGAGTCAGAACGAGCATTATGGTCATTGGCAGGACCACGATCAGAACAGAGCCCAGAATAATATACAACATTGCTCTGGTGCGAGACTCTGGGGTTACGACTGTCTGCACACACACGCCATTAACGATGTCAGCTGTTGAAACCCACAGACTACAGTACGCAGCAGACACGAAAAACACGCAGACAACCGATATGGCTGTCCTCCTCTTGGTGCAGAtctgtttgactttcatagggAAGCAGACGGCGACGAATCGTTCAAAGCACACGAGTACTATCAACCAAGCAGAAATCATCTTCGATATGCGGCGAATGAAGTGGTACACTTTGCAGGTAGCCGTGTTCATTGAAGGAATGTCCACTCCAAGCAGTTCGGCGATGAATGGTTTATTGAATGGCACTGCTAACAGAACGACGTTGTCCACTACAGCCAGAGACGTCAGAAGTATGCTCCAAGTCATCGATCGAAACGGTTTCGTTACCATTGTAACTACGGTGATAGTGTTACCAACCAATCCAACTAAAAGGGCTACGGGTAAAGTTATCTTCCCTGCGTAGTCGGTGTATGGTCCCGTTCGTGAAGCATTATTCCGTGTATGTTCTACCAATGACGTGTTTGGAGTCAGGTGTTGTTTGGGCGTCTCTGAAATATACGTCGCCAGTGGGGTCGTCAGTGGGAAGGATACGTTACTTTGTTTTCTAGTCATATTCATCTGTTCGCTGACAACGGTCGACTGTTTAGTAGCTGGTGTGAAAGTGAGGCCTGCTGGATGACTACCAGATACGTCTATATTGAAGGCACGTATTTCCCTATATATCCATAGATTTATAAGATCTACAATCAAGATGCTTGTGGAAAAAGACCATCTTCTACTTgtcctaaaatataaaatagttccAATTACTAAACTACATTATCTAAGACTCATGTTAGGAGCTGAAATGCggttaaaggtgcagaccctagtttcagatCGTGAacatggacaccaagtttagttaatttacaaccTGCAACATATTTGAATAAGGTTATAatagagagaagctaaagtctgtgaggTTTACacggggaaataccgtctaaaaataactagagctcgtctcgataaccgttatttctcagacgaacATGCGTTTTCAGAATTacgaaaattttattttggggcattacaaaaacctgaatgaccagaaccacttcaggtgtaggAAGATGAttgttctaaataataaaatgtaaatacttctgatttaaattatcaaatacTCACTCTAATATACATTACAAACAGTATTAGAGTCGTTCTTTGCTGCTGGTgacagaatgcaggaaaatagGGAAACATTTAAAATCTTACCAAAACTAGTTTAATTTGCTATTTTGAAGACTGCATAGGTCCCGACATGTGGTTCATAAAACTAATAGTAGCAGGACAAGTTGTTGCTGTATAATGTTATGCTGTTATATATGGCAGGGGCCAGACGTAACCTGCATTATACAGTCACACTGTAGTAGCTGTGACAGGAGTATTAGTAAACAAAGTAATATACTGTATATCCTGAAATTAACgggtccctaaattaatgcgaaTGACGGTGGGTAGACTAAAAaccgacatgaaattaatgcgagtggcctcctTTTGAAATACTGCGTTCCTAACAAAATACGTCTGTGTACTTTTCGGTTAAATCcgagtttgggctattttccgttccaaccagtggtccacaactggttcatcaaag includes the following:
- the LOC121368706 gene encoding growth hormone secretagogue receptor type 1-like; protein product: MTRKQSNVSFPLTTPLATYISETPKQHLTPNTSLVEHTRNNASRTGPYTDYAGKITLPVALLVGLVGNTITVVTMVTKPFRSMTWSILLTSLAVVDNVVLLAVPFNKPFIAELLGVDIPSMNTATCKVYHFIRRISKMISAWLIVLVCFERFVAVCFPMKVKQICTKRRTAISVVCVFFVSAAYCSLWVSTADIVNGVCVQTVVTPESRTRAMLYIILGSVLIVVLPMTIMLVLTPITCFVLRKHMLLRTQLSSAAGQTDNYTKATTMLVSLCVAYIVLLTPTMAMYNLAFYFKESLLTTRNTTLVILRELSQVLELMNYSSNFFLYTAFNDVFRRRVIHCVTCHRRTVVVTEATSCTQSRNISMVQQNSTPAVSIRSNTVSMDTVLTDYKMDGES